From one Triticum urartu cultivar G1812 chromosome 3, Tu2.1, whole genome shotgun sequence genomic stretch:
- the LOC125545280 gene encoding delta-1-pyrroline-5-carboxylate synthase 2: protein MGRGGIGGAVAAADLENSDSTRGFVRDVKRIVVKVGTAVVTGQNGRLAMGRLGALCEQVKELNFQGYEVILVTSGAVGVGRQRLKYRKLINSSFADLQNPQLDLDGKACAAVGQSGLMAIYDTLFSQLDVTSSQLLVTDRDFRDPSFGHQLRETVVSLLDLKVIPVFNENDAISTRRAPYEDSSGIFWDNDSLATLLAKELDADLLIMLSDVEGLYSGPPSDPQSKIIHTYINEKHGKLINFGEKSRVGRGGMQAKVAAAVTAASKGVPAVIASGFVTDSIIKIMRGEKIGTLFHNEANVWDCSKEVTTREMAVAAKDCSRHLQNLSSEERKKILLDIAGALDANVDLIISENEADLAAAQDSGYEKSLVARMTLKAGKITSLAESIRAIADMEDPISHTLKKTEVAKDLVFEKMYCPLGVLLIIFESRPDALVQIAALAIRSGNGLLLKGGKEAMRSNTILHKVITSVIPDVVGKKLIGLVKSKDEIADLLKLDDVIDLVIPRGSNRLVSQIKAQTKIPVLGHADGICHVYIDKSADMDMAKRIVLDAKVDYPAACNAMETLLVHKDLNKTEGLDDLLMELAKEGVVIYGGPVAHDTLKVPKVDSFHHEYSSMACTLEFVDDVQSAIDHINRYGSAHTDCIITTDKKSADTFLQQVDSAAVFHNASTRFCDGTRFGLGAEVGISTGRIHARGPVGVDGLLTTRCILRGSGQVVNGDKGVVYTHKDLPLQ from the exons ATGGGCCGGGGAGGCATCGGAGGCGCCGTCGCGGCGGCCGACCTCGAGAACAGCGACTCCACCCGCGGCTTCGTCAGGGACGTCAAGCGCATCGTCGTCAAG GTCGGCACCGCTGTTGTCACCGGGCAGAATGGCCGGCTGGCCATGGGCAGGCTCGGAGCTCTCTGCGAGCAG GTGAAGGAGCTTAATTTCCAGGGGTATGAGGTGATTCTGGTCACCTCTGGCGCCGTTGGCGTCGGCAGGCAGAGGCTCAAGTACCGGAAGCTTATCAACAGCAG TTTCGCCGATCTGCAGAACCCACAGTTGGACCTGGATGGGAAGGCCTGCGCTGCCGTCGGCCAGAGTGGCCTAATGGCTATCTACGATACGCTGTTTAGCCAA CTTGATGTGACATCGTCTCAGCTTCTTGTTACGGATCGTGATTTCCGGGATCCAAGTTTTGGGCACCAGCTTCGTGAGACTGTTGTCTCCCTGTTAGATCTTAAGGTGATACCGGTGTTCAACGAGAACGATGCTATCAGTACGAGGAGAGCGCCATATGAG GATTCATCTGGTATATTCTGGGATAACGACAGTTTGGCGACGCTGTTGGCAAAAGAACTGGATGCTGATCTACTTATCATGCTTAGTGATGTGGAGGGACTCTATAGTGGTCCACCGAGTGATCCTCAATCAAAGATTATCCACACCTACATCAATGAAAAACACGGGAAGCTAATTAATTTTGGGGAGAAGTCTCGTGTGGGAAGAGGTGGAATGCAAGCTAAGGTGGCAGCTGCTGTTACTGCTGCATCAAAGGGCGTACCTGCTGTAATTGCAAG TGGATTTGTAACAGATAGCATTATTAAGATTATGCGAGGAGAGAAAATTGGTACACTTTTCCATAATGAAGCAAATGTCTGGGATTGTTCGAAGGAGGTGACAACCCGTGAGATGGCAGTTGCTGCAAAAGATTGCTCACGGCATCTCCAG AATTTGTCATCGGAGGAGCGTAAGAAGATTTTGCTAGATATTGCCGGTGCTCTGGATGCAAACGTGGATTTAATTATATCCGAGAATGAAGCTGATCTAGCTGCGGCACAAGATTCAGGTTACGAGAAATCCTTGGTTGCTAGGATGACCCTGAAGGCAGGAAAG ATAACAAGCCTTGCTGAATCGATTCGTGCAATTGCGGACATGGAGGACCCTATCTCACATACACTGAAAAAAACAGAG GTTGCTAAGGATTTAGTTTTCGAGAAGATGTACTGCCCATTAGGTGTTCTCCTAATTATTTTTGAGTCTCGTCCTGATGCCCTGGTCCAG ATTGCAGCTCTAGCAATCCGAAGTGGAAACGGCCTTCTTCTGAAAGGAGGAAAAGAAGCTATGAGATCAAACACAATATTACATAAG GTCATAACCAGCGTGATTCCAGATGTTGTTGGCAAAAAGCTTATTGGCCTTGTGAAAAGCAAAGATGAAATTGCTGATCTTCTAAAG CTTGACGATGTGATTGATCTTGTTATTCCAAGAGGCAGTAACAGGCTTGTTTCTCAAATCAAAGCACAAACCAAGATTCCCGTTCTTGGTCATGCTG ATGGTATCTGCCATGTTTATATTGATAAATCAGCTGACATGGACATGGCAAAACGTATCGTATTGGATGCAAAGGTTGATTATCCTGCAGCGTGTAATGCTATG GAAACACTACTTGTTCATAAAGATCTGAACAAGACAGAGGGTCTTGATGATTTATTGATGGAACTTGCGAAAGAAG GAGTTGTTATTTATGGTGGGCCTGTCGCACATGACACACTGAAAGTACCAAAGGTAGATTCATTTCATCATGAGTATAGCTCAATGGCATGCACCCTCGAATTTGTTGATGATGTGCAGTCAGCGATTGACCATATCAATCGTTATGGAAG TGCACACACAGATTGTATTATCACAACTGATAAGAAGTCAGCAGATACTTTTCTACAACAAGTTGACAG TGCTGCTGTGTTCCATAATGCAAGCACAAGGTTCTGTGATGGGACTCGCTTCGGTCTAGGTGCAGAG GTTGGCATAAGTACAGGGCGCATACATGCTCGTGGACCTGTTGGCGTCGACGGTCTTTTAACCACTCGGTG CATTCTGCGAGGGAGTGGACAAGTAGTGAACGGCGACAAGGGAGTTGTGTACACCCACAAGGATCTTCCTTTGCAATGA
- the LOC125545281 gene encoding pentatricopeptide repeat-containing protein At3g46790, chloroplastic translates to MFASAPAGSLHLSHPAFGARRPRLARCRSSLSSSGAAPPPANANHLIQTLCASGRLSRAAALLQGLPAPTQRTYESLLQAAARAGDAALAAAVHRRLEADPVFRSDPFLSTRLIDAYAALGALPAARQVFDEAPDKNIFVWNALLKALALADHGDEALARLADMGRLGVPVDSYSYTLGLKACIAASASHAPASARVREVHAHAIRRGYALHMHVATTLIDCYAKLGIVGYAENVFAAMPERNVVSWSAMIACYAKNERPADAIELFKDMLASDADLVPNSITIVSVLNACAGVNALGHGKLLHAYILRRGFDSLVSVLNALMAMYMRCGCLEVGRHIFNWIGRRRDVVSWNSLISGYGMHGFGREAIQVFEKMVQVGLSPSIITFISVLGACSHAGLVDEGKKLFESMTDYSVKPRAEHYGCMVDLLGRAGQLDEAVELIQSMHIEPSPQVWGALLGACRIHGHVEYAEMACSRLFDLEPRNAGNYVLLADIYSRAKLQDQVAVLKELLEEHGLEKVPGCSWMEVNKKIYSFTSVDNKNPPVEQLQALIGEFVAQMKNEGYVPDTEIVMYDIEEEEKERILLGHSEKLAVAFGLINTRSGEVIRITKNLRLCEDCHSVTKFISRFTEREIVVKDVNRFHHFRDGICSCGDYW, encoded by the coding sequence ATGTTCGCCTCCGCCCCCGCGGGTTCGCTCCACCTCTCCCACCCGGCGTTCGGCGCCAGGCGCCCAAGGCTCGCGCGCTGCAGGTCCTCCCTGTCGTCGTCGGGCGCGGCGCCCCCGCCGGCCAACGCCAACCACCTCATCCAGACGCTCTGCGCCAGCGGCCGCCTCTCCCGCGCCGCCGCGCTCCTCCAGGGCCTCCCCGCCCCCACGCAGCGCACCTACGAGTCGCTCCTCCAGGCCGCCGCCAGGGCCGGGGACGCCGCGCTCGCCGCGGCCGTCCACCGCCGGCTCGAGGCCGACCCGGTCTTCCGCTCCGACCCGTTCCTCTCCACCCGCCTCATCGACGCCTACGCTGCGCTCGGCGCGCTCCCGGCCGCGCGCCAGGTGTTCGACGAGGCGCCCGACAAGAACATCTTCGTGTGGAACGCGCTGCTCAAGGCCCTCGCGCTCGCCGACCATGGCGACGAGGCGCTCGCGCGCTTGGCCGACATGGGGCGACTCGGCGTTCCCGTTGACAGCTACAGCTACACGCTCGGGCTCAAGGCCTGCATCGCCGCGTCGGCGTCGCACGCACCGGCCTCCGCCCGTGTACGCGAGGTACACGCACATGCCATCCGCCGTGGCTACGCATTGCACATGCATGTCGCCACTACTCTTATTGACTGCTATGCAAAGCTTGGGATCGTCGGCTATGCTGAGAATGTGTTTGCTGCAATGCCAGAGAGGAACGTTGTTTCCTGGAGTGCCATGATTGCGTGCTATGCCAAGAATGAGAGACCTGCTGATGCCATTGAGCTGTTCAAGGATATGCTGGCTTCTGATGCAGACCTGGTGCCTAACTCAATCACAATAGTAAGTGTCTTGAATGCGTGCGCAGGAGTAAACGCACTCGGTCACGGCAAACTATTGCATGCCTATATTCTTCGGAGGGGTTTCGACTCACTTGTTTCTGTACTGAATGCACTGATGGCAATGTACATGAGATGTGGATGCCTTGAAGTTGGCCGGCATATTTTCAATTGGATAGGACGCCGGAGGGATGTTGTGTCGTGGAATTCACTTATATCTGGATATGGGATGCATGGCTTTGGCCGTGAGGCGATTCAGGTGTTTGAGAAAATGGTTCAAGTTGGGTTATCACCGAGTATCATAACATTTATCAGTGTTCTTGGGGCTTGTAGCCATGCCGGACTTGTGGATGAGGGGAAGAAGTTGTTTGAGTCGATGACGGATTATAGTGTCAAACCCCGTGCAGAGCACTATGGTTGCATGGTAGACCTCCTTGGTCGTGCTGGGCAGTTGGATGAAGCAGTGGAGCTCATACAGAGCATGCACATTGAGCCGAGTCCTCAAGTGTGGGGTGCACTGCTTGGAGCTTGCCGTATTCATGGCCATGTGGAGTACGCAGAGATGGCTTGCTCTCGTCTCTTCGATCTTGAACCCAGAAATGCCGGCAACTATGTACTACTTGCTGATATTTATTCTCGAGCTAAACTGCAAGACCAAGTTGCCGTGCTAAAGGAGCTGCTTGAGGAGCATGGGCTAGAGAAGGTGCCGGGGTGCAGCTGGATGGAGGTGAACAAGAAGATATACTCTTTCACATCTGTGGACAACAAGAACCCCCCGGTTGAGCAGCTTCAAGCTCTGATAGGTGAGTTTGTGGCACAGATGAAAAATGAGGGCTATGTCCCTGACACAGAGATAGTCATGTATGAcattgaagaagaagaaaaggaaaggaTCTTGCTTGGTCACAGTGAGAAGCTGGCAGTTGCATTTGGGCTTATCAACACTCGCAGCGGTGAAGTAATCAGGATCACCAAGAACCTGAGGCTATGTGAGGACTGTCATTCAGTCACCAAGTTCATCTCCAGATTCACAGAGCGCGAAATCGTTGTGAAGGATGTGAATCGGTTTCACCACTTCAGGGATGGAATTTGTTCGTGTGGCGATTATTGGTGA